The sequence TTCACTAATTAAATCCTTTATACACAAAGGACTAGCATCATCAACGACTATAATCTCCATGTCTTCTTTCCACTGTCTCAGTACGCTGACTAAGCATTCAAGTAAATAATCGCTTCGTTTATCCGTACTATATATCGGTAGTACAACACTCCAAAAAGGTCGTTCGTTTGTAGGATTGGATACTTGAGGAATTGATGGAAACGGATGCTCTCCTACGATTACCTCTTCTTCAGAAACTGGTGGTGTTATTTGTGTTTCTTGTTGCTTGTTGCAACCTTGAGTTGTTATTGCCGAGGCATAATCGGGATTACTTGCCTTTAGCCCCTGACGATAAGCAGAAATTGCTTCTTGAAGATTGTTCTGCTGTTGGTGAATCTTAGCTAAATTGAAGTAAGCATCTGCAAATCTGGGATTAATTTCCAACACTTTTTGATAGCAATCCCTAGCCGCTTCTAACTCCCCCTGCTCTTGGAGCATCATTCCTAAACGATAATGAGCTTCTACAAAATCGGGTTTGAGAGCGATCGCCTTTTGGTAAGCTTCAGTTGCTTCTTTTAACTGATTCTTAGCTTGATGCGAATTACCTAAATCAAACCAAGCTTTTACGGATAATTGTTTTCCGCTTTCTTTCTTGCCAACTAAATCGGCACGCATTTTCACTACTTTAGCCGGAGAACCTACTGCAATAGCGCCATCTGGGATATCCTGATTGACCACCGAACCGGCACCAATAACGGCTCCCTTACCAATCCGTACTCCGCTTAATACGATAACCCCACAGCCCAACCAGGCACCATCGTCTACTGTAATACCACCTCTAGTCTTTAGCGGTTGTAGGTGAATAAATTGACCGGGTATCATGCTGTGGTCGTAGGGGTAGAAAGCGCAGTTAGTAGCAATTAGAACATTGCAGCCAATATTAATTGGAGCCTTATAGGCTGACAGTTGGCAACGGGGCTGAATATGAGTATCGGCACCAATTTTTACAGTTCCTTCCTTCCCAGTTTGAATGCAAGTATCTCCGTATAAATGCACGCGATCGCCAAGTTCTACCTTACCCCCATTTCTGTCGTTATAAATAGTAACCCGGTCGCCAATGAAAACATTCGCACCAAATTGTAAATTCTGATGATAAATATCGGCTTTAGGGGATACATAGCCTTGCGAATGATAATAAGATAGGTGAGCGCGCCCCCAATAAGGAGGAGCAAACCAGGTAGCCAGCCAAGTAGCAATTCTTCCTAGAAGACTTAATCCAGCAAAACGCATCCAAAATAATTTCCAGACATCTGAAAGCGCACCCTTGATTCCGGATACTTGACGAATTTTACTAAATCGCTGCCAAATACTTGTAGACTTCAACTTGTTAAGAACGCTTAGCAAATTAGAATAAGCTTGAGCATAGTCGGGTTTAAGCTTCAAGGCTTTACGATAAGCGTCTGCTGCTTCCTCTAACTTATCTTGCTGTTGAAGGGCATCGCCCAAATTTTTATAAGCTTCAACATATTCAGGCTTGAGAGTTAAAGCTTTTGAATAACAATCTACAGCTTCTTGCAATTTATCTTGTTCCTTTAGAACAACCGCCAAGTTGTAATGAGCTTCCGCCAAATTCGGTTGCATTGCGATCGCCTGCCGGTAATAAGCCTCCGCAGCTTGAAAATCCTTTGCTTTTATGGAATTCAGACCTAAATTATTGTTGGCTGCTGCGTAGTGCGATTGTTTATCTAAAGGAAGTTTTTCTTGAGCAAAAAGTGCGTTAGCCAAGTTGACTTCGGCTTCAATACAATTAGGCTGAATTTCTAAAGCTTTTTTATAGCTTTTGATTGCCTCATCCCACTTTCCTTGTTCTTGTAGGGTATAACCTAAATTATTGTAAAGTGGCGCTATATTCGGTTGCAGTTCGATGGCTTTTTGGTAAGCTAATTCTGCCTTTGGTAATTGCCCATTAGCTTGACGCACATTGCCCAAACTAAACCATGCCTTAAGTAAGTCTGGTCGTAATGATACGACCTTAGATAAAAGCTTTTCTGCGATTGGTAACTGGTTCATTTGTTGTGCCAGTAGACCTAAACCGTATAATGCTTCAGGATGTTGGGGTTGTTCCTTAAGAACCTGACGATAAAATTGCTCTGCTTGTATTAAGCGGTTGGCTTTGAAATACTTTGCTGCAAGCTGAAGGGATTCTGAGACAGATGGTGAATTTGTCATAGGATTTCAGAGTTACGATGATGAAGAAGATTTTTTTGGTTGGACTGGTTTTCATGGCTAGCTGCGTCAGAATTACATTAAAAACCAGTCAGATAGAATGCCCTAAGCTATCAAATTATCACTACTGTAATCTCCATCAGCAAAGGAATATTGCTCAAACTCACTGGTTTTCATAATAGTGCCCCCTAGTTCAA comes from Rivularia sp. PCC 7116 and encodes:
- a CDS encoding tetratricopeptide repeat protein; this encodes MTNSPSVSESLQLAAKYFKANRLIQAEQFYRQVLKEQPQHPEALYGLGLLAQQMNQLPIAEKLLSKVVSLRPDLLKAWFSLGNVRQANGQLPKAELAYQKAIELQPNIAPLYNNLGYTLQEQGKWDEAIKSYKKALEIQPNCIEAEVNLANALFAQEKLPLDKQSHYAAANNNLGLNSIKAKDFQAAEAYYRQAIAMQPNLAEAHYNLAVVLKEQDKLQEAVDCYSKALTLKPEYVEAYKNLGDALQQQDKLEEAADAYRKALKLKPDYAQAYSNLLSVLNKLKSTSIWQRFSKIRQVSGIKGALSDVWKLFWMRFAGLSLLGRIATWLATWFAPPYWGRAHLSYYHSQGYVSPKADIYHQNLQFGANVFIGDRVTIYNDRNGGKVELGDRVHLYGDTCIQTGKEGTVKIGADTHIQPRCQLSAYKAPINIGCNVLIATNCAFYPYDHSMIPGQFIHLQPLKTRGGITVDDGAWLGCGVIVLSGVRIGKGAVIGAGSVVNQDIPDGAIAVGSPAKVVKMRADLVGKKESGKQLSVKAWFDLGNSHQAKNQLKEATEAYQKAIALKPDFVEAHYRLGMMLQEQGELEAARDCYQKVLEINPRFADAYFNLAKIHQQQNNLQEAISAYRQGLKASNPDYASAITTQGCNKQQETQITPPVSEEEVIVGEHPFPSIPQVSNPTNERPFWSVVLPIYSTDKRSDYLLECLVSVLRQWKEDMEIIVVDDASPLCIKDLISEIGGGIIQYYRNSQNRGAYKNFNTAVAISRGHWIHLLHDDDYVLPGFYKRLQESLENTSSSVGAAFTGYENVNEQGQVIFSQQLYKQERGIAKDFVERIGIANPLNMPAVVVRRSTYEHLGGYLPELNYTGDWEFYKRVSAFYDLWYEPEILARYRQHSQNITTDSTLSGSKGTDIRRAIEVSENYLLDEITVKSRHYHFAWCLNNAIIPLKAGKISGALLLIQEALKIDNSPQSVTKLFSWLKQDDLSALRDELISRLLVKGLKV